One Cervus canadensis isolate Bull #8, Minnesota chromosome 13, ASM1932006v1, whole genome shotgun sequence DNA segment encodes these proteins:
- the G0S2 gene encoding G0/G1 switch protein 2: METVQELIPLAKELMAQKPSAKLVRMYVLGGVLALFGAVLGLMETVCGPFTAADRQREREATLAELRAARGEPAPQEQDKPLEAVQGCRALSNRLHAS, encoded by the coding sequence ATGGAGACGGTCCAGGAGCTGATTCCCCTGGCCAAGGAGCTGATGGCTCAGAAGCCCAGCGCGAAGCTGGTGCGAATGTACGTGTTGGGCGGCGTGCTGGCGCTCTTCGGCGCCGTGCTCGGCCTGATGGAGACCGTGTGCGGCCCCTTCACGGCCGCCGACCGCCAGCGGGAGCGCGAGGCGACCCTGGCCGAGCTGCGGGCCGCCCGCGGGGAGCCGGCCCCGCAGGAACAAGACAAGCCGCTGGAGGCCGTCCAGGGCTGCCGGGCCCTGTCCAACCGGCTGCACGCCTCCTAG